Proteins encoded by one window of Ovis canadensis isolate MfBH-ARS-UI-01 breed Bighorn chromosome 14, ARS-UI_OviCan_v2, whole genome shotgun sequence:
- the LOC138419764 gene encoding small ribosomal subunit protein uS8 gives MVRMNVLADALKSINNAEKRGKRQVLIRPCSKVIVRFLTVMMKHGYIGEFEIIDDHRAGKIVVNLTGRLNKCGVISPRFDVQLKDLEKWQNNLLPSRQFGFIVLTTSAGIMDHEEARRKHTGGKILGFFF, from the coding sequence ATGGTGCGCATGAATGTCCTGGCTGATGCTCTCAAGAGTATCAACAATGCCGAGAAGAGAGGCAAACGCCAGGTCCTTATTAGGCCATGCTCCAAAGTCATCGTCAGGTTTCTAACAGTGATGATGAAGCATGGTTACATTGGCGAATTTGAAATCATTGATGATCACAGGGCTGGGAAAATTGTTGTGAACCTCACAGGCAGGCTAAATAAGTGTGGAGTGATCAGCCCCAGATTTGATGTACAACTcaaagatctagaaaaatggcagaatAACCTGCTCCCATCCCGTCAGTTTGGTTTCATTGTACTGACAACCTCAGCTGGCATCAtggaccatgaagaagcaagACGAAAACATACAGGAGGGAAAATCCTTGGATTCTTTTTCTAG